The Moorena producens PAL-8-15-08-1 genomic interval CCGTAGTATTTCCACCATTGTGGTGAGGCTTGCTGCTCACGGGCTTGTAGTAAAGCAAGTTGGCTGAGCTATAGGTTGTAAGGTCAAAGTCCGGGGAGCCTTGGGGGAGCTAGTACACAACTCTCGTACGGGACAATCAAGGGCATATGGATTTAGCAAACTCGATGGGTTTTAATGGGCGTATCTCGACGATGATCAAGACGTTCTCGCCAAGTGCGGCTTTGATGTCCCTCAGGACAAGTGACCTGGTGATTCTGCCAGTCAATCACATGCGCGAGAACAGTCATAGGCATCTTCACGAGTCGCTTGCCAACTGGTGTCTGGCCTAACAGGTCCAATTAGCTCAATGCCATAATCGTTTTGGCTGGTGACGAGCAGCTGCGCATCTACATAGCCTGCATCCACAAAATGTTGGCTCGGTAACAAAGATTTTTGTGCTAAAGCCTGATGAATAATAGCAGTTTGTTCTACATCTTGGACTTGAGCTGGAGTGGTTTCGACATGAGTAATCAAGTGAACTTGATCCGTTTGACAGGTTTCACGCTTCTTGTACCTTATATCCAGTCCAAGACTTTGAGCGCTTCGTCCCAACCCGAGCATCACTTTCATAGGGGGAACTCAAACGCTCTCCGGGGGATGGCATGTCTTTGAGTGGGCGGAGTTTGATATGTCCGTGGGTCTTCATAATACTGATAGACCCAATATTGACGCAGTTGTTCAACCTTGGGTAAACGGCGTAGGTGCTTTGGGGTTCCCTCAAGCCACAGACACAAAGCGCAATTTCATCCCGTCACGGCCAATTTGCTCCCCTAAGGCAGTGCTTATGAGCTGCTTTTTGGGGAGACGATAATCGTCTATGACTTTACCATAACGCTCAAACCACTCAGGGTCTACCCAACGCAAGCAACCAGTCTGGTTTGGTCAGGGCAATTTCATTGAGTGTCGCTCTGAGCATTTCCCCGACCGCTTCAAGACGGTTCAATTCTCGCAGGGTTGCGAGCACTTGGGTTGAGTCACTGCGTTGTTTAACTCTATCCTTAATCCATCCCCCTGCTTTGAGTTGGCTGAGTAACTGATTTAATAGTCTGTCTCCTGCTCCTCCCTCTACCAAACGATTGCGAAATTCACGCTTGCCTGTATGGTCAAAGCCACTATCTTCGTTCCTCCAAACCCAAGGCATATTTCCAGTCAATCCGACCTCTGACTGCATCTGCCGCCTGACGGTCTGGTAAGTTTTCCAGAAATTGCATCACGCTGACCAGGGCTAATTGTCCTGCACTAATCCCTGGCTTTCCCTGGCTGCTATACAAGTCCGCAAAGTATTGATCGTGATAAATCTCTCCGAGTTCATCCCTGAGCCAGATATAGAGGTTCCCTTGGGGAAATGCTGCTAGGGCTACCCGACGAGTTTGCTCTGGAACACTGGCACCGATGGGCTTGACATCAAGCATTGCTCTTTCTCCTCTTAGTTCCCAACTCTAACCATATCGTCAATGCTTTTACTCATTTTTTTGTTAAGCAATATTTCGCCACCAGCATCCGTCCCTAACGCACCCTACTGGCTGTCTATGGGGCGAAGGGGCGGAAAATCAGGGCTCCCCCGTGGGTGGTGCGTTACGGGACGGGCTGTCTCAGGTGCGAAGGGG includes:
- a CDS encoding transposase; this encodes MLDVKPIGASVPEQTRRVALAAFPQGNLYIWLRDELGEIYHDQYFADLYSSQGKPGISAGQLALVSVMQFLENLPDRQAADAVRGRIDWKYALGLEERR